TCTTTGGTATGCAGGGAGACGTCGGTGATTTCGAACAATTTCCCATGCGGCTGTTCAACTGGTTCGCTGGGCGCGGCCGGTCCATCAGAACCGATGCCGTCGGCACCTTCCGGCGCTGACGTTGTGGACGGCGCCGAACTCCGCGCGGAATTTTCCTCCGCATTTCGAGGGACGACTGAATCATCCGAAGGCTGGATATCCTCCAGATACTGGCCGGTGACCTCCGACGCGGAGCCGAACGCTGCGAGTTGCCCGTTCTTGAGGTAGACAGCCCGGTCGCACATTGACCTCACGAGATATCCGTCATGCGCGACAAGCAAGATCGTACAGCCTGCCTCCTTGATCTCGTAGAAGCGATTCAGGCACTTCTGCTGAAACGGCGCATCGCCGACGGCGAGGATTTCGTCGACAATGAGGATTTTTGGATCGACATGGATGGCCACCGCAAAGGCCAACCGGGCATACATGCCACTCGAGTAGGTTTTTACCGGGCGTTCGATATAGGATCCGATGTCCGCGAAGCGGACGATATCATCGTACTTTCGGTCGATCTCCGTACGGTCCATCCCGAGTAACTGGCCGTACACCATGATGTTGTCGTGACCCGTGAACTCCGGGTTGAAGCCAGCACCGAGTTCGATGAGCGGCGCCACGCGGCCCTTTACCTGAACGTCGCCCTCTGATGGAGTTAGCGTTCCAGCCAATATCTGCAACAGTGTTGACTTGCCCGCACCATTCCGTCCGATCACGCCGACGGTCTGTCCTTCGGCGATTTCAAAGCTTACGTTCTGCAGAACAGTGATTTCTTGATAAAATTGCCGATCTCGCCAGATCATCTGCTTGAGACGATCTACAGGGCGCGCGAATGAAAGATAACGCTTCGTGACGTTCCGCACGCGAATTGCGGTGTCCGTGCCGTCGAGCGGGCTCGACTTGATGTTAGACGACATCGGCAAACGCTTTCTTCGTACGCATGAAGCCCCAGTAGCCAATCTGCGCCACCGCAGCGGTCCCCGCGTAAAGTAGCAGAAGCGGAAGGAACGAGGGCGATTGATGATCAAAAATGGCCGACCTTGTCATCTCGATGATTTGCGTCAGCGGGTTCAGCGCGATGACAGCGCGGAACGCTGGCGGCACTGCAGAAAGCGGGTAGAAAATCGGAGATAGGAACGTGAGCAGCGAGACAAGTACCCCAACTAGCTGGCGCAGGTCACGAAGAAACACTCCCAAGGCGGCGAGAGCCCACCCCAGCCCGGCCGTCAGCAAAATAAGTGGAAGCAGAATAATCGGCATCCAGAAGATTGCGGCTGACGGCAGCCCAACAATGATCACGTGGCCAAGTAGGAAAACTCCAAACGACACGATGGCCGCAAACAACGCCACCGTGATCGCGATCGGAACCAGGGTCTCCAGCGGAAACACCACCTTCTTTATGTAAGCCGGATTTTCCAATACCAAGCTAGGTGCACGATTGAACAACTCGGCGGCGAACTGAAAGATGATGAGGCCGATGAAAACACGAAGGACGAAATCGGAATAGCGCCCGATCGCCCCCGGCCAACTCATCGTGAAGATCTGACTGAAGACGAACGAGTAGATCAGGAGCATCAGGAGCGGCACAACGACGTAGTGACCAAGCCCGAGATAGGTGCCTACGATGCGCGATCGAATTTCCCGATCAGCAAGCAACTTGATAGTCGCACGCGAATAATGATCGAAGAGAAAATCGTAGAACATCGAAACACACTTTCGAACGGTCATCGGATGGGTCGGGACAACAGGTTCAGTTCAAGTACGGCGTTGATATTCTCTAGGCATGAGAGGGCGCTGCGAGGAAGGCGGCGAGTTATATTGTCGACCCAATAGCCCCTCCGGATCGAAGGGTCCGCTGCCAGGCGCTCCCGCTCATCACGCTCGTAAGTCTCGAATGCAGCCCTCACCTGATCGGCAACCGACGAGCGATCAGTCGCTTCGACGTCGTTTAACGACACGATCCAGCGTTCGAACCGAGCGGAGGATTCCGCCCACGAGGGCCACTGCGATGCCGTGTCCCTTGCGCCTTTCGTAAGGGTGTTCAGGAGAGACCTGTCGCGAAGCAACGTGGTGATGGCTGCCTGAATCCTCGCTTCGTCTTGATCGGCAATGACGATCGCATTCTCGCCGTGACGAATGTATTCCTCATGGCCGGTTACGTTGAGGACTACCGCAGTCCCTCCGCAGTGGAACATCTCCAAAGGAGGCCCGAACATACCTTCTACCGTGCTTAGCTTCACCAACACGTCGCATGATCGATAGACTCGAGCCGCAACGTTGATCGGGACTTTCGAGAAGACGCGCCGAACGCCCGGGATCCAGCGGACAGGGGTTCCGGTGAGGAGCCAAATGTCTTTCGCTCCCGCTCCCTTCGCCAAGGATATGGCACGGGCCGTATTCTTGAATGGAACGCGGAAATGGCCTTCGACCAGCACCCTTGAAGATCCTTCTACGCGTTCCTCGATAGGTGAGATGGCCTCAGAATAAATGTCCTTTCGAATGCCGTTGCGGACGAGAGCGGCGTCTCGCCCCGAGTCTGTTGCAAGACGGTCCCTGATCCACCCCGCTTCGGTAACGAAATTGAGCGGCAATCCATATGTCGCATCGATCAGGCGACGGAGTGGCCCTTCGGTCTTCGGATAGAACCTGGACTCGATCGATTGGACGAAGTATCCGAATCTCCCGGCGTTGAAGCGTGGCAACTCCAAGGCTGTCTTCCACCAGGTGGCGATCACCAGATCGTACTCGTGCTTGCTTGCCTCTTGGAGACCGACGCAGGTCAACTTTCCAGCGACATCATGCCATGAGATGGTTTCAGGGGTGAACGGTTCCTGAGCCGCGATCAAGACATCATGGCCGCTGGTGACCAGATGTGCGGCGTGTTGGAAGATAACGTAGGTGCCGCCGCTGATGGCCAGCGAACCAACCAGGAAGCAAATCCTCATCCGGAGAAGCTCCCCGCAAGAAGCGCCTGCCACATCCGGTAGCGACCATACAAGAACGCGGCTCCAGGAACGGCACGTCGACGAATTGTCAGATAAGGCCAGAAGCCCTCTTCCGTCAGCCTGCGGTGTCTGAGCAAATCCAAAGTGAACCGGATGCGATCGAGAGGGTTCGTATCATTCTTGACCATTAGCCTCGACTGCTCGAACACGCCGAAATTCTCGAAATGCCAAATAGAAGCGATCCAATCGAGTTCGGCCGAAGTTGGACGAAACACTAGACGCTTGTGGAACTGGAGCGTCAACGCCATAACTTCCGTCGTCGTAAGACCCATCTCGGTGTGCAAATCGCGAATGCGTTCGACACTCGACATGACCCCTTGGGCTACTGGAGAAACGATCTTCTCGATCAACTGCCGTTCAACGAACTCGTCGTATATGATTGCGTAATTGCCGTTCGCATCGAGCGTATATCGGCTCGGTGCGCCATGATCAGCAGGAAGCATGATCTCGAAGAGCGATCTGTTCTCGTTGAAAATCGGGAAGGAAGGCGTTGAGCGGTCGAGATGCGAGAACAGCAGCCCATGTTTTTTGTTTCGTGGGTGGACGTGACCGGGCGCGGCGAGGCCAAAGTAATGTCCGATCACGTCGACACCACCCGCCCAGCGTTCGAACCACAAAAAAAGGTTATCTTGAATGGTTCCTTTCCAGCCCACGTCGACGACGTACAAGCGCCTCGGAAGTGGCCGGCGGAAGATGTCGGAAAGATACCTGGAGAATGCCGACCCGCCCTCTGTGCGCGCCGCCGCATAGGCCTCAGCGAAACGCTCGGACTTCATGAGTGCAGCGAACTCGGGTGAGGTCGGAAGATCGTCCAATGTCTCCTCAAGGCGATCCCTCGACTTGCGCAAGTTATCGGCAATGCCGTCGATGGCATCGTCCAACGAAAGACTCCGGAGGAAATCCGCAAGCGAAATTCTCCGATATTGACGGAACAAATTCGCAAACTGCTCGCCTTCCAACGGTCCGCAAGAAAGCAAGAAGGTCGACTTGCGAGAGACACGGAAATAGTGCGTCTGAACTTCGGTGGAGGTGCGTGCACCCGACGACTTTCTGTGTGCGTCGAACATTTCTTTCAGTGGCTTTCCTTCCCGGGAGAGGAACAGCACATGGTCGGCGTCCGCGCTGGAGATGGCGGCGTCCAACCGCAAGAGAAAGACGTAGAGGGACCAAGCGAGGTCCTGAAAGGGAAGGTCAGTCCTCCTTCGACGCTCGTACTCGGCGGCCGCCGTGCGAAGTCGGTTCGTCAGCATTGGCGCCTCCTGCGACGGCCAAGGCCACGATGCGCTGTCCCCTGACTACATCGATGCAGGTTGCCGGATCGCATTTTCGATCGTGGCGACATTCAGCGACCTCGACGCAATCGGGTTCGCTCGGATGCGACTCTTCCTCGTTTGTAGAGCCTCGCCAAACGGAACAGTGTACTGGCCATCATTCGATGCGGCCTCGACATCCCGGGATGCTGCACGATGCTCGGTTCCCACTGCGTGCGTCGCAAATAGAGGATGACGTGGTTCCGATAGCGTCGGTTGAATAAGCCAAACAGCATCTCCATGACCGACGGCACTCGGCCGCGATCGAAGTGTCCACCGAAGCCAAATACGTCGTGCTGAGGCACCTCGAGAAATGTCCTAACCAATCCCGCCGGCGGGGATTGCGAAATATGCGTCCAAAGCCGCACACTGAGCTCTCGGAGCTCATCCGAAGAAACGGCGTAGTTTGCCAACGACGGGCGCCATTCCCGAGTCGCGAATACGACACCGTCCTGGAAGTCGCGGGGAAAGTCGTAAAGCGTCGCCTTCGGATGAATCGATTTGACGGGAACCATGACATCGCCCTCTTCGCGATAGTCCTCTGTACTCCCGCTCATGGAACTGCAAATCACCTCGAGCGGCTCAAATGAATCCAGCAACGCGAAGGCGTTCCCACGCCGTTCATCGATCCCATAGGCGTGCTTTTCGACGTTGGGAGGTTGGGGGTTGAGAAACTTCCTGAGCCCCAGATAATAACCTGTGAACTCCACGTCGGGACGCATCCGGGCGAGATTGTCCTGGATCGTCCCGCGCCAGCCGACGTCGACGAACGCGATTTTTCCCCTTCGGCCAAGCCCCTGTTGGTCCAGATAGCGATCGAGCCGCTCTCGCCGCTTGCCGTACTGGCGTGACGTAGCCTCCCGGAAGGGAGGAGCCTCAATCAAGCGAAGAATCCGAGGGTCGCTCTCCGGATGGATGATGAGCTCGTCTTCCTTCAGCCCCAGGTTCGCCAGCAAATCCCCGAACTCCCCCGCCTCAAGGCCACAGACCCTGAACAGCGTCGAGACACGTTGTTGCCAGTGAAGGCTCCAGACGAGCTTGAGATGCTTATGCCCGATCGGCTCAGGGAACGACGGTAAGAACGTCGATACTCTGCTGACACCCAAAGCTCTGGAATCCGGGAGGGGCAGTCCGGCCAAGGTCCTTTTGGGAAACAACGCAGCAAAGACCCGGTGGAGAAAGTCTCCTTCTTGGGATAGGAAAAACAGACTGTCGACTTTGTCGCGGATGGCGCGCTCGGCCACGAAGAGGCAAAAGCCCAAGAACAAGGGAGCCGCCCGGACACCTGCGCGAAAAGCAGCGGAACGCTCGGCAGGCTCCGCCGCGGTGAGCTCGCGCGCAGCTTCCTCTGCCCGGATGGCAATTTGCTCGAAAAGCGCCTCACGGGAGCCGAAAGCGATGTGCTGGATCCTGCGGGCCTCCGCGGCCCATTCCGGAACGAAGTGGACGGCTGCAATGCCGAGCGCCCCGGGGATTTCCACGTCGGAATACGCGCTGTCACCGATGTGGACATGCTGCTCCGGAGCAACGTCAAGCG
This genomic stretch from Bradyrhizobium sp. CCGB12 harbors:
- a CDS encoding glycosyltransferase, producing the protein MRICFLVGSLAISGGTYVIFQHAAHLVTSGHDVLIAAQEPFTPETISWHDVAGKLTCVGLQEASKHEYDLVIATWWKTALELPRFNAGRFGYFVQSIESRFYPKTEGPLRRLIDATYGLPLNFVTEAGWIRDRLATDSGRDAALVRNGIRKDIYSEAISPIEERVEGSSRVLVEGHFRVPFKNTARAISLAKGAGAKDIWLLTGTPVRWIPGVRRVFSKVPINVAARVYRSCDVLVKLSTVEGMFGPPLEMFHCGGTAVVLNVTGHEEYIRHGENAIVIADQDEARIQAAITTLLRDRSLLNTLTKGARDTASQWPSWAESSARFERWIVSLNDVEATDRSSVADQVRAAFETYERDERERLAADPSIRRGYWVDNITRRLPRSALSCLENINAVLELNLLSRPIR
- a CDS encoding HAD family hydrolase, whose translation is MSKFKLRSIDVWDTLLRRTCHPEAIKLQLARHASLRLRERLYKPAGSHWVLYRERLAVEQEIGLRSAESGFDDEYDLIHVLRRWLFRIADLKSDDEVQKLAHEFSEFELACEEECSYVDPGILSFLTGYPAEKTIYLSDFYMPSEMLDRLLHSKGLRPLVRNGFVSCDIRKSKRSGRLFGHVHQSLDVAPEQHVHIGDSAYSDVEIPGALGIAAVHFVPEWAAEARRIQHIAFGSREALFEQIAIRAEEAARELTAAEPAERSAAFRAGVRAAPLFLGFCLFVAERAIRDKVDSLFFLSQEGDFLHRVFAALFPKRTLAGLPLPDSRALGVSRVSTFLPSFPEPIGHKHLKLVWSLHWQQRVSTLFRVCGLEAGEFGDLLANLGLKEDELIIHPESDPRILRLIEAPPFREATSRQYGKRRERLDRYLDQQGLGRRGKIAFVDVGWRGTIQDNLARMRPDVEFTGYYLGLRKFLNPQPPNVEKHAYGIDERRGNAFALLDSFEPLEVICSSMSGSTEDYREEGDVMVPVKSIHPKATLYDFPRDFQDGVVFATREWRPSLANYAVSSDELRELSVRLWTHISQSPPAGLVRTFLEVPQHDVFGFGGHFDRGRVPSVMEMLFGLFNRRYRNHVILYLRRTQWEPSIVQHPGMSRPHRMMASTLFRLARLYKRGRVASERTRLRRGR
- a CDS encoding ABC transporter permease; translation: MFYDFLFDHYSRATIKLLADREIRSRIVGTYLGLGHYVVVPLLMLLIYSFVFSQIFTMSWPGAIGRYSDFVLRVFIGLIIFQFAAELFNRAPSLVLENPAYIKKVVFPLETLVPIAITVALFAAIVSFGVFLLGHVIIVGLPSAAIFWMPIILLPLILLTAGLGWALAALGVFLRDLRQLVGVLVSLLTFLSPIFYPLSAVPPAFRAVIALNPLTQIIEMTRSAIFDHQSPSFLPLLLLYAGTAAVAQIGYWGFMRTKKAFADVV
- a CDS encoding ABC transporter ATP-binding protein, with translation MSSNIKSSPLDGTDTAIRVRNVTKRYLSFARPVDRLKQMIWRDRQFYQEITVLQNVSFEIAEGQTVGVIGRNGAGKSTLLQILAGTLTPSEGDVQVKGRVAPLIELGAGFNPEFTGHDNIMVYGQLLGMDRTEIDRKYDDIVRFADIGSYIERPVKTYSSGMYARLAFAVAIHVDPKILIVDEILAVGDAPFQQKCLNRFYEIKEAGCTILLVAHDGYLVRSMCDRAVYLKNGQLAAFGSASEVTGQYLEDIQPSDDSVVPRNAEENSARSSAPSTTSAPEGADGIGSDGPAAPSEPVEQPHGKLFEITDVSLHTKDGTLVETVHSHDTVKLTMRFRATTDTQVDGISFVFNLYRHDGLYICGTTTLMEGMSPHRSGREGCVTVTFPNLPLLAGKYMWRVAINDRGGVLVHADAKGICPFRVIDSFRSVGLIDLDRTWDVTIDGAIGVETHQEHELQSRQERLTMECIGS